The sequence TAGGTGCCAATCAAGCGCAGGGAGTTGGCGGGGAGCGGGGCAGGCAGCCTTCATGCTTCAAGCTGCAACTGCCACACACATGCTTGCACTCACGCACTTGCATGCTCATGCCCCGaaacccacacacacccacatcgCCTTGCCGGTGGCATTGCCCGAAGCTGACACCAGCATTGGGTCACTTGGGGGATCTCCGGTCCAGCAGGCCCAGAGACCTTCCGGCACTTTGACttgagccttcccagacttgtGGCAGTGATGGAATCTTACAACTCGCAAGCATGAGGCTTAATGGGGTGCACGGGGTTTGGGGAGAGAATTGGGCCCCCCGGCTCAGATATTTTCCTGGGTGGGTGCCAGGGTGGTGTCTGGGGGTGTCCAAGTGGAGTGTCCAGGCCTCTTCGGCCTCAGAACCCCAGGGGCGATGGTCTGAGGGGGTGGCTCTGCCCGGGCCTGGCCAGTGGTGGGTAGCCGGGTCTACTGGCCTCTGGCTCGGGGCTGGGGAGTAGCTGGCCGGGGCAGGCACGTTCCaggctcccggcccgggtccctgtCCCGTCCCCGGCCTGACCGGGCCGGTCCTTGGGAGCGGCAACTCTGGCTACTGCTTGATGGAGTAGCCGGCGAAGGCATTAAGTGGCATGGCGACCCCCTCGGTGCCCGTCTCGGTGGTGGCCCGGGAACACTTGCGGCTCCCGCGCAGGCTGCGCAGCTTCTCGGTCAGGTGCTTGCGGAAACGCTTGGTGAGGAAGCAGTAGATGACCGGGTCCAGCACGCAGTTGGTGCTCAGCAAGCAGAGCGTGACCTGGTGGGCGTCGTTGATGCCCTGGTGGTTCCGGTGGTTGTGCCACTTCACCTCGGCCAGCGTCCAGGGCAGCTGGACCACGTGGTGGGGCACGAAGCAGATGATGAAGACGGCCAGCACGGTGCACACCATCCACAGGGCGCGGCTCTTGACGCCCGCGCCACGCGGAGACTGGGCCTGAGGCGGCTGGGCGAGCAGCGTGTGGATGATGGTCAGGTTGCACACTAAGATGAGCAGGAAGACTGCGAAGAAGCTGGCGACGATGAAGATGTGAATGGCCAGCACTGCCTGGCTGTCCTTGTCATAGCTCTCGAAGCAGCGGGTCACGTTCCGGCCAGATTCCTCGGTGGCCGTGTTGGTGCCTTCGGCCACGAGGAAGTACAAGGCACTGGCCACGATCAGCACCCAGATGACCAGCGACAGGATGATGCCCCGCTTGCGCGTGGTGGCCTGGGCCGCCTTGATGGGCCGCGTCACGGCCTGGAAGCGGTTGTAGGTGATGACACCCAGGAAGGCGACGGAGCAGTAGGTGTTGATGAAGAAGAGGCAGCCGGCCACGTTGCACAGGAACGGGGGCAGGATCCAGTCACCGCGGTTCCAGTAGTACACGATCCACAGCGGCAGGGTCACCAGGAACAATAGGTCGGCCACCGTCAGGTTCACCATGAAAATCTTGATCTCGTTCAGCTTCTTGGTGGGGTAGAGGCGGGCGAAGACCCACAGCACGTAGCCGTTGGCGAAGACGCCCAGCACGAAGATGATGCTGTAGGCCACGGGGAAGAGGATGTAACGGAACTCGGAGTCCACTCGCCTGGTGGTGTTGGGGCCCGGCGACATCGCTCTGTGGGGAGACGCGGCCCGGCTCGGGGACGGACCCTCGGGTTCTCTGGGGCTCCTGCAAAAAAAAGCAAATTCTCGGCGGTCACTGGGGCTGTGGCTGGAAGCGCCCCTGGTTCTCATCTCCCAGCCCGGGGCAGGACCCACCCACCcaacatctccccctccccacaaggactCTGTGGGAGGGACTGTTGTGAATGAGATGGAGGCGGGAGAGGGCATCCTGGGcctcagggagggcagagggtggggcagGGCTGAAGAGGAGGGAAATGCCCAGTGCCCTCGGGGAAAGCCTGGCCGTAGCTGGCACAGACCCAGACCCACCCTCTTCCCACGGGCTCAGGCCTCTTCCTTGGAATGTGTCGTCTCGCCTCTCACGCAGGCTAGTTCTCTCCCAggacctctctttctctctgatcATCCAGATCTGCGGCCTGCCCCACCGAGCTCAGCCTGCTATCCCCGGCCCCCCGCGCGGGCACATACAAACCCGTGGGGAGATTGAGGGGGTCTGGAGgacccccttttttaatggtaagtCCTTACTtggtactaagcaatggggtaaatacaagctaatcagattggatacagcccacgtcccacgctcactgtcttcatcctcattttacagctgaggggactgaCCCCTTCTGCCCCATAGAGCGGTGGGTCAGTCGGGGACCTGCCCTCCCGGCACTTCCTGCCCCTCCCGCGCTGCCAGCCGATCTCGGACTTTCGCCCCACAGACTGGACCGGCTCCGGGCTTCCCTGTGTCCACCTGCAGGGCAGcgaggaggggggacgagggagcTGGAGGATCCACGGGGCCCCAGGGGGCCCTTAGCTGTCCCCGAATAGGAGCCCGCCCCAGCCAAAGCAGGCAGCGGGGGTCGCGGCCTATAGGGTCGGTCGCGGCTGGGAGAGTTTGAGCTTGGAGATCTTCCCTTTTCAAGAGAAACTGGGGAGGCCCAGTTTCGCAATAGCCCCCGCCCCTGCAGGCGGCCCACTGCAGCGGGGCTGAGTCACCCCAACAGCGGCCCTGATGTTTCCGTGACGTGTTCACAGGGCTCGCACCCACGGCCACGTGCGCCTCCCGGCTCAGGGCGCGCCGGGCAGGTACGCCTTGCCCAAGCCCTGGCTCGTCCTGCCGGACCCCACTCCTGCCCCTGAGGAAGGCGACCCTCTGCCCCCCTgtctggcccccctgtctccccaGAGTCCCCATGGTCTCTGGTCCGTTTGCAGAACCTCGCTTGCCCAGACCGCAGGCTTATCCCTCGGCTCAGCTTCTCCGGAGCCCCATGCCCGAGCCCCTGCCCGGGCTGAGCGTGGGCCCAATACCAGCCAAATCTGCAAAGATCGGGGCAGGAAGGGGCTCCCCAGGCCAAGGCACCCTGGGGCCAATGGCTACCCCCGGGTGCTGAGGCTGGGTCAGAGGCGGGAACGTGGGTTGCGCTGTACCTCGACTACTTCTGGGAACCCCTCCCGGAAAGAATACCACAGTTCCCATTAACCCTCTAAGCGGAGGGATGGGCGATAGGACCGGCAGAACTATCTGCCTTTCTGCCGGCTCCCGGGATATCCCACCCCACCACCTAATCCCTGCTGCGACCAGGCGCCTTTGGCAACCATGGCAtaatagataaagcacaggcctgggaatcagaagatcatgggttctaatcccaactccaccatttatctgctgtgtgaccctgggcaagtcacttcacttttctgggcctcagtcacctcacctgtaaaatagggataagactgtgagccccatgggacaacctgcttaccttgtatctacccccatgtttagaacagtgcttggcacacagtaagcgtttaacaaataccacgattattattctctgggcttcagttacctcatctgtaaaatggggattaactgtaaaccccatgtgggacaggggcctgcatccaaccctatttacttgtaaccaccccagggcttagtacagtgcctggcacatagtaagtgctttacaaataccacaatcattattattacccctgatgGCAACCAGTTGCACCTGCtcagtggtggagatgggggtgGAGGCGATGGACTGGGCCGAGCTGGGTGGGCAGTTTCTCAcctgaggccagaggcagaggactGGGCGAGGAGCCATGCAGCCCCAGGCAGAGCTGAGAGACACCATCAGCCCCTCCCTGATTAACtgctcttcctcaatcaatcaatggtatttattgagcgcttactgtgtgcagagcactgtactaagagcttgggaagtacaagttggcaacatatagagacggtcatcactccactccactccatcACTCCAGGACTGGCCTGGTCCCACCCTCCACCGGGAGCTGGCAATAACATAGCCAGCTTCAAAGACAGCAGCAGCTGGGAGAAAGTAAGTCTGGCAGGGGCAGCAACACAGAAGAAACCCCACATTCTTTCCTTCCTCGCCCTCTACAttacagagaaatcaatcaatcaatcgtatttattgtacagcactgtactaagcgcttgggaagcccaagttggcaacatatagagacggtccctacccaacagtgggctcacagtctagaaaggggagacagacaacaaaacatattaacaaaataaaataaatagaatggatatgtacaaatagaacagagtaataaatacgtacaaacctatatacatagatcaatcaatcgtatttattgagcacttactgtgtgcagagcactgtactaagcgcttgagaaagcagcgtggcctggtggatagagcacaggcctaggagccagaaggacttgtgttacaatcctgcctctgccacgggcctgctgtgtgaccttgggcaaatcacttaacttttagactgtgagcccaccttttagactgtgagcccactgttgggtagggactgtctctatgtgttgccaatttgtacttcccaagcacttagtacagtgctctgcacatagtaagcgctcaataaatacgattgattgattgattaacttctctggccctcaattacctcatctgtaaaatggggattaagattgtgagccccatgtgggactgggactgttccaaccctatttgcttgtatataccccagcgctttatacagtgcctggcacctagtaagcacttaacaaatactacaattattattactgtatctacgcTCTTGAATACTTTAGAATGGGAGCAtcaagtgggatatggaccgtgtccaacctgattatcttctatctaccccagcacttaatacagtacttggcacacagtcagcccttAATAGCACTGTTATAATTGTGACTCTCACCACCCTGCTGCCTCTGGAGTTCCTCCTGCCCACCCTCTGGGCCCCTTCTTcctctactgctgctgctgcttcctcctctctgGTTCCCGTCGACCAAGATAATCAGCTCGGAACTGGGCTGGACCTTCAAGAGGCTGCCAGGGTCCCTGCTCAGAGGACACAGTGGGCATCTCACTCTGCAACACCCCCTATCACACACAAAtacccacatgcacacacatgttgtgggcaaggaataagtctgtaatattgttatactttcccaagcgctcagtacagtgctctgcacacagtaagtgctcaataaatatgattgaatgaacgaatgaatgaatgccctcagtatgctctcaataaatacgatggactgactctcacacacacacacaaacacacatgcacattgACACCCATATGTGCACACATACGCAACACCCCCCTCAATCACCAATGCACACACTCATGTTTGCCACACCCTCATTACCACCCTCTCCACCACACATGTGCACACCGACCCCaaccgcatcaatcaatcaatctatcatatttattgagcgcttactgtgtgcagagcactgtactaagcgcttgggaagtacaagttggcaacatatagagacagtacctacccaacagtggg comes from Tachyglossus aculeatus isolate mTacAcu1 chromosome 16, mTacAcu1.pri, whole genome shotgun sequence and encodes:
- the PTAFR gene encoding platelet-activating factor receptor — its product is MSPGPNTTRRVDSEFRYILFPVAYSIIFVLGVFANGYVLWVFARLYPTKKLNEIKIFMVNLTVADLLFLVTLPLWIVYYWNRGDWILPPFLCNVAGCLFFINTYCSVAFLGVITYNRFQAVTRPIKAAQATTRKRGIILSLVIWVLIVASALYFLVAEGTNTATEESGRNVTRCFESYDKDSQAVLAIHIFIVASFFAVFLLILVCNLTIIHTLLAQPPQAQSPRGAGVKSRALWMVCTVLAVFIICFVPHHVVQLPWTLAEVKWHNHRNHQGINDAHQVTLCLLSTNCVLDPVIYCFLTKRFRKHLTEKLRSLRGSRKCSRATTETGTEGVAMPLNAFAGYSIKQ